The following nucleotide sequence is from Gammaproteobacteria bacterium.
TCTCATATCGGACGGCAACTCTATTGACCCATAACGAGTACGAATCAAACGACTCACACGTAAATCTTGCGACTCCCAAATTCTACGCACCTCTCGATTTCGACCTTCTTGTAAAACTACTTTACACCACGTGTTAGCACCCTCGCCCTCTTTCACTTCTAGGATTTTTAACTTAGCTAAACCATCTTCTAACTGAACTCCATTTTGTATGTTCGACATAATTTCATTTGTGATTTTGCCCTGCACCCTAACTTGATACTCACGCTCGACGCGATTACTGGGGTGCATTAAATCATTTGCCAACTTTCCATCGGTGGTCAGCAGCAAAAGACCAGATGTATTTATATCCAAACGACCCACAGATACCCATCGACCGGTTTTTAAATTAGGCAAAGAATGAAACACAGTTGGTCTGTTATCAGGATCTGATCGAGAAACGATTTCACCACACGGCTTGTGGTACATAATCACTCGACTGTGCACACTCGCTTTCAGGGTTATGAGTTCTCCACGAATCTCAATCCGCTCAGAGCCTGTTATCACTTGACCCAAAACACAAAGCTCGCTGTCCACCAAAATTTCACCCGCCTTAATCCAACGCTCAATTTCTCGTCGCGAAGCGATGCCTTGATTAGCAAGTAATTTTTGAATTCTTTCGGACAATGCTCTAACTCTTAATTGAAGCGAATGAAATTAGCGGAGTATGAAGAGGAGGTAAATATAAACGATGGTAATTAATAACAAGATGATTATCTTCGCTCTACTTCCTTAAGATATCAAAAAATCCTGCTGTATTTAATATGTCAGCCAATATTTCTTTACCCCTTTGCGCTCCTCCGATTTATTTAATAGTGTTTTTAATATATTTAAGAATTTTCTCCATCAAGAATCTTTTCCTGTTTTTTTGTAAAACCAACCATAACATTTTGTTTGCATCTGTCGATAAGCTTCTTTTATATTCGTAATCACCAGCAAGAAAATCATATTTTCTGTAATTCATTTTTGCGTTGTAAATAATTGCCAGGTAGTGCGAAACTATACCTGGCCGCATATTATGATTATCTGAATAATTAAAACCGCACTGATAGTTCAATATGTTTTCTCCATATATGAAATTATAAATATAGCCAATGGTGTATGAATCATTGTAGAACTTCAACAATTGAATATTCCCTTTCTCGAATGTGTTTTCAATTAACTGCTTATGGAAATTAAAGAAGAAATTGTTAGAAAAAGAACCCGGGTGTCCTCTTTTTTTCCATTCCTGTTGATGTAATTCTGCCAATCCATTCAGCATCGAAATAGCATCTTCTATAGTTTCTGGCTGACTCATTCTTATTTCCCCATTTTTTTCATATTCCCTTATTGATCTTCTTATTCGTGCTCTAAACTTTGAACTCAATAAACCGATATAATCCATGCTATTGGTACGAATTTTCTTTAAATCAACATAATATGAATTGACATTTTTATTTTCTAAAAAAACTAAAGTGTCTTTGTGAATTTTTATCACCTCGCTACACAGCGTACGCATTTTTTCTGTAGCCCCTGGAATGTATAATTCATCCCATGTGGTAAATGTATCCAGATACTTTATCGTTTCCGACCACACAATAGGGCGCATCTTTTCATTTATGCTTGAAGATATTAAAATTGAGTTATATTCAATTGTTAATTCATCATAATCGTCAATGCCTGTAGTATTTAAATATAAGCCTTGGGAATGAAATAATTTATTTCTTACAACCCTTCTTTCTCCAATAAAAAAAGCCAGCACAGGCTTATTGGACATATAGCCAACAACACAGGTAATTTTTTGCTGTTCTGGCAAAGTAGATAACCAAGTAAAGATCCAATCAATTGATAGGAAAAAGCTGTGACTACAATTAGGCAGCAAGAAAGACCAAATGTTTTTAATTGTAGTAATTTCAGTTAGCGGATCATATGATTTGAAATCAATTGTTATATTCATTTGAATATTTCAAAGTGTGTATATTTTATAGTTTATGCTTTTTTTCAAACTCAACATCTTAATACAAGGCAATGTTGCATAGATATCACTCTATATACGCAAGAATTTCAATTAAGGTGATTTTATATTTAATCCTCATCTTAACCGTGATAACTGAGTAATAAAGCATGGGAATCGCAGCTGTCAGGAAAATATACGTTTGCGCGCTTTGGGTAGTAAACAGTTATTAAACATATTTCCATCTCATCTAAATCGCAAATTACATCATATGGAGAAGCACAATGTTATTTTAGAGGAAGTAGAATCGTATTTAAACGTAGCGAGTTGGTTAGCCGCCAAATTTATCGAGCATAATTAGAATTATGTGATGTTCGACGCAAATGCTATTAGTACTTTTGGAAAAATCTGATTACCTCGACTCTGGATTCGAATAACCTATGACAAA
It contains:
- a CDS encoding pseudouridine synthase, whose translation is MSERIQKLLANQGIASRREIERWIKAGEILVDSELCVLGQVITGSERIEIRGELITLKASVHSRVIMYHKPCGEIVSRSDPDNRPTVFHSLPNLKTGRWVSVGRLDINTSGLLLLTTDGKLANDLMHPSNRVEREYQVRVQGKITNEIMSNIQNGVQLEDGLAKLKILEVKEGEGANTWCKVVLQEGRNREVRRIWESQDLRVSRLIRTRYGSIELPSDMRLGKYLDLTPGQFKGLQSLVSAPDSK
- a CDS encoding GNAT family N-acetyltransferase: MNITIDFKSYDPLTEITTIKNIWSFLLPNCSHSFFLSIDWIFTWLSTLPEQQKITCVVGYMSNKPVLAFFIGERRVVRNKLFHSQGLYLNTTGIDDYDELTIEYNSILISSSINEKMRPIVWSETIKYLDTFTTWDELYIPGATEKMRTLCSEVIKIHKDTLVFLENKNVNSYYVDLKKIRTNSMDYIGLLSSKFRARIRRSIREYEKNGEIRMSQPETIEDAISMLNGLAELHQQEWKKRGHPGSFSNNFFFNFHKQLIENTFEKGNIQLLKFYNDSYTIGYIYNFIYGENILNYQCGFNYSDNHNMRPGIVSHYLAIIYNAKMNYRKYDFLAGDYEYKRSLSTDANKMLWLVLQKNRKRFLMEKILKYIKNTIK